The following are from one region of the Gryllotalpicola protaetiae genome:
- a CDS encoding SDR family oxidoreductase, whose amino-acid sequence MYYDVPAQNGRRFVVTGSNSGTGREVARRLARAGAEVIIAVRTPAKGEEAAAAIRAEAPGALLEVRRLDLASLASVREFAASVVADGKPLHVLVNNAGVMVPPQRIETADGFELQFGTNFLGPFALTNLLLPSLLATPGARVATMSSGTANFGRIRFDDLNWTRRRFSPQFSYAQSKLADLLLARQLGAVAADRGWDLLSTSAHPGYTRTNLQTAGRNLGRGTDSQLPPIRRTLLPSQGVETGAEPLLFAATSPAAEQGAYYGPGGRLGLVGPTKQARIPRSARSLAAAARLWEVAEELTATSLPA is encoded by the coding sequence ATGTACTACGACGTGCCTGCGCAGAACGGGCGACGATTCGTCGTGACCGGGTCCAACAGCGGCACCGGGCGCGAGGTCGCCCGACGGCTTGCGCGCGCGGGCGCCGAGGTGATCATCGCCGTGCGCACGCCGGCGAAGGGCGAAGAGGCCGCGGCGGCGATCAGGGCGGAGGCGCCGGGCGCGCTGCTCGAGGTGCGCCGGCTCGATCTCGCCTCCCTCGCGTCGGTGCGCGAATTCGCGGCATCCGTCGTCGCAGACGGCAAGCCCCTGCACGTGCTCGTCAACAACGCGGGCGTTATGGTGCCGCCGCAACGCATCGAGACGGCCGACGGCTTCGAGCTGCAGTTCGGCACCAACTTCCTCGGCCCGTTCGCGCTCACCAACCTGCTGCTTCCGAGCCTGCTCGCGACCCCGGGCGCCCGCGTCGCGACGATGTCGAGCGGAACGGCCAACTTCGGCCGCATCCGCTTCGATGACCTGAACTGGACCCGTCGCCGCTTCTCGCCGCAATTCTCTTACGCCCAGTCGAAGCTCGCCGACCTGCTGCTCGCGCGGCAGCTGGGCGCCGTCGCCGCCGACCGCGGCTGGGATCTGCTGAGCACGAGCGCGCACCCCGGCTACACCCGCACGAACCTGCAGACCGCAGGCCGGAACCTCGGCCGCGGCACGGACAGCCAGCTACCGCCGATCCGCCGCACCCTGCTGCCGTCGCAGGGCGTCGAAACCGGTGCGGAGCCGCTGCTGTTCGCGGCGACCTCGCCCGCGGCCGAGCAGGGCGCCTACTACGGGCCGGGCGGCCGACTCGGTCTCGTGGGTCCGACGAAGCAGGCGAGGATTCCGCGCTCGGCGCGCTCCCTGGCGGCCGCCGCACGCCTCTGGGAGGTCGCCGAGGAGCTGACCGCCACATCGCTGCCTGCATAA
- a CDS encoding LacI family DNA-binding transcriptional regulator has translation MSSPESARTRAPNMRDVARLAGVSYQTVSRVLNNSEALRPETRDRVLAAMEQLHYRPNRAARALKTSRSRTIGVLASVRTNYGPALTIQAIEAAAAVEGFYVNTAHLSEIDEESVTTAVDRLIDQDVEGLVVIAPQQRVFETLATLADLPPMVTLRSGLDGDPQALWVDQAAGARAATAHLADLGHQYIRHLAGPQDWIEADARMQGYLLELSDRELPTLPPIRGDWTAEFGYFAGRQLIAANDATAFFCSNDEMALGVLHAAHALSVRVPEDISVIGFDDIPAAEHFWPPLTTVHQDFAELGRRCVQMLVKGRDDDTVDVQPHLVVRRSSGPARRA, from the coding sequence ATGAGCTCCCCAGAGTCCGCGCGCACGCGCGCCCCGAACATGCGGGACGTCGCACGTCTGGCCGGGGTCTCGTATCAGACAGTGTCGCGGGTGCTCAACAATTCCGAGGCCTTACGGCCCGAGACGCGCGATCGGGTGCTCGCGGCGATGGAGCAGCTGCACTACCGCCCCAACCGAGCGGCCAGGGCGCTCAAGACCAGTCGCTCGCGCACGATCGGGGTGCTCGCCTCGGTCCGCACGAACTACGGGCCGGCGCTCACCATCCAGGCGATCGAAGCGGCGGCAGCCGTCGAAGGGTTCTACGTCAACACCGCGCACCTCAGCGAGATCGACGAGGAATCCGTGACGACAGCCGTCGACCGCCTCATCGACCAGGACGTCGAGGGGCTCGTCGTCATCGCCCCGCAGCAGCGCGTCTTCGAGACGCTCGCGACCCTCGCCGACCTGCCGCCCATGGTGACGCTGCGCTCGGGGCTCGACGGCGACCCGCAGGCGCTCTGGGTCGATCAGGCCGCCGGTGCCCGCGCGGCCACCGCGCACCTCGCCGATCTCGGCCATCAGTACATCCGCCACCTCGCAGGCCCCCAGGACTGGATCGAGGCGGATGCCCGTATGCAGGGCTACCTGCTCGAGCTCTCCGACCGCGAGCTGCCGACGCTGCCGCCGATCCGCGGCGACTGGACCGCCGAGTTCGGCTATTTCGCCGGCCGCCAGTTGATCGCGGCGAACGACGCGACGGCGTTCTTCTGCTCGAACGACGAGATGGCCCTCGGCGTGCTGCACGCCGCGCACGCGCTGTCGGTGCGGGTGCCGGAGGACATCAGCGTGATCGGCTTCGACGACATCCCGGCAGCAGAGCACTTCTGGCCCCCGCTCACGACCGTGCATCAGGACTTCGCGGAGCTCGGCAGGCGATGCGTGCAGATGCTGGTGAAGGGGCGCGACGACGACACCGTCGACGTGCAGCCGCATCTCGTGGTGCGGCGCTCCAGCGGACCGGCGCGACGCGCCTAG
- the mmsA gene encoding multiple monosaccharide ABC transporter ATP-binding protein encodes MRSITKEFPGVRALSDVSITVAAGEIHAICGENGAGKSTLMKVLSGVYPFGTYTGDIVYQGEVVQFSNIKQSEEAGIVIIHQELALIPELSITENLFLGSEIGKRGVIDWTQAQIRARELLERVGLDEDPDTQIKNIGVGKQQLVEIAKALHKNVKLLILDEPTAALNETDSQHLLSLIVGLKERGVTSIMISHKLNEIEQVADDITIIRDGRTIETLDVHTGVDEDRIIRGMVGRSLESRFPDRTPHIGEVFFEVKNWYVQHPLDSSRLVCKDESFTVRRGEIVGFAGLMGAGRTELAMSLFGKSYGTWLGGQVLKDGRELRLGSVRQAIDAGIGYVSEDRKALGLNLLDSVKRSTVSADLRKISRGGVVDSLKEYDVAEQYRKLLRTKVPTVEEGVSKLSGGNQQKVVLSKWMFTDPDLLILDEPTRGIDVGAKFEIYRIIQQLAEQGKGVILISSELPELLGLSDRIYTIFEGSITDEFVAAEANPENLMRSMTSSKKDALI; translated from the coding sequence ATGCGCTCCATCACCAAGGAATTCCCCGGCGTCAGGGCACTGTCCGACGTCAGCATCACCGTCGCAGCGGGTGAGATCCACGCGATCTGCGGCGAGAACGGCGCCGGCAAATCGACGCTCATGAAGGTGCTCTCCGGCGTCTACCCGTTCGGCACCTACACCGGCGACATCGTCTACCAGGGCGAGGTCGTGCAGTTCTCGAACATCAAGCAGTCCGAGGAAGCCGGGATCGTCATCATCCACCAGGAGCTGGCGCTCATCCCCGAGCTCTCGATCACCGAGAACCTGTTCCTCGGCAGCGAGATCGGCAAGCGCGGCGTCATCGACTGGACGCAGGCGCAGATCCGGGCGCGCGAGCTGCTCGAGCGCGTCGGCCTCGACGAGGACCCCGACACCCAGATCAAGAACATCGGCGTCGGCAAGCAGCAGCTCGTCGAGATCGCGAAGGCGCTGCACAAGAACGTCAAGCTGCTCATCCTCGACGAGCCGACCGCCGCTCTCAACGAGACCGACTCGCAGCACCTGCTGAGCCTCATCGTCGGGCTCAAGGAGCGCGGCGTGACCTCGATCATGATCAGCCACAAGCTCAACGAGATCGAGCAGGTCGCCGACGACATCACGATCATCCGCGACGGGCGCACCATCGAGACCCTCGACGTGCACACGGGGGTCGACGAGGACCGCATCATCCGCGGCATGGTCGGCCGTTCCCTCGAGAGCCGCTTCCCCGACCGCACGCCGCACATCGGCGAGGTGTTCTTCGAGGTGAAGAACTGGTACGTCCAGCATCCGCTCGATTCGTCCCGTCTCGTGTGCAAGGACGAGAGCTTCACCGTGCGCCGTGGCGAGATCGTCGGATTCGCCGGACTGATGGGCGCCGGTCGCACCGAGCTCGCGATGAGCCTGTTCGGCAAGAGCTACGGCACGTGGCTCGGCGGCCAGGTGCTCAAGGACGGCCGCGAGCTCAGGCTCGGCAGCGTTCGACAGGCGATCGACGCAGGCATCGGCTACGTGAGCGAGGATCGCAAGGCGCTCGGCCTCAACCTGCTCGACTCGGTGAAGCGCTCGACGGTGTCGGCCGACCTGCGCAAGATCTCGCGCGGCGGGGTCGTCGACTCGCTCAAGGAGTACGACGTCGCCGAGCAGTACCGCAAGCTGCTGCGCACCAAGGTGCCGACCGTCGAAGAGGGCGTCTCGAAGCTCTCCGGCGGCAACCAGCAGAAGGTCGTGCTGTCCAAGTGGATGTTCACCGACCCCGACCTGCTGATCCTCGACGAGCCCACCCGCGGCATCGACGTCGGCGCCAAGTTCGAGATCTACCGGATCATCCAGCAGCTCGCCGAGCAGGGCAAGGGCGTGATCCTCATCTCCTCGGAGCTGCCGGAGCTCCTCGGCCTCTCGGATCGCATCTACACGATCTTCGAGGGCTCGATCACCGATGAATTCGTCGCCGCCGAGGCGAATCCCGAAAACCTCATGCGCAGCATGACCAGCAGCAAGAAGGACGCACTGATCTAG